In Metarhizium brunneum chromosome 3, complete sequence, a genomic segment contains:
- the ileS gene encoding Isoleucine--tRNA ligase translates to MSKSWKATLKLPKSSFPARPNPKLQRRHLRDCSDDLYQWQTNNRPQNDQFVLHDGPPYANGPLHIGHALNKILKDMIVRSQVQNGKRVVYRPSWDCHGLPIEMKALGSNTAGGLSPVKVRESARKLASKTITEQMKGFQSFGVMADWENKWTTMDREYEIRQLRVFQKMVRHGLIYRKHKPVYWSVSSRTALAEAELEYREDHISHAAYVRFPIVADLSSIPALAGFDGPIYAAIWTTTPWTLPANKAIAVHDKLLYSLLRVGDYGLLVGSSRTDAMRELLPPFEIVADSIYGSEIAGLRYRNALLGKSAAEQPIVHADFVSADSGTGLVHMAPGHGQDDYEACARLGIEAFAPITDEGFFTQEAYPDQPDLLTGAPSILEGGGKAVLELIKEDVLATHDIQHKYPYDWRTKQPVVVRATAQWFTDVGRIKEGSLKALSNVRFVPESGRSRLESFVKGRSEWCISRQRSWGVPIPALYDEAGNAVMDEETIEHIISVMQQRTSQAWFSDPIDDPAWVPANLQGGYRRGTDTMDVWFDSGTSWMEIGQPVDVYLEGSDQHRGWFQSSLLTYVASQKADGVSDADIQPPFRTLITHGFTLDAQGKKMSKSLGNTIVPEEVIDGRLLPPLKDKSKGGSKGAPRFDALGADALRLWAASCDFTSDILIGPSILQPIHNALIKYRTILKMVLGSLHESSRSAPLTKLDQMAIAQLSDTMAQVWEAVNNYEFHKATGLINRWVATDLSAFYLEALKDRLYCGDGGGALEPIFIGFLRMLAPITPVLVEEAWSHRPSWMVDDVNLENPARQLYKSPLIDPSRLTVDPDKLRRDAVSLGIVHAAVKAGLEQAREAKALGSSLQCSVLINTENNELATLLDEYADELDAMFVVSHVDVNRTVDDERAWCYTREFELPAAPGGIVHVLPPRQAKCSRCWRYLAAQEDGLCDRCEDAVADVAAAA, encoded by the exons ATGTCCAAGTCATGGAAAGCGACCTTGAAGCTCCCCAAGTCAAGTTTTCC GGCTCGTCCGAATCCGAAGCTGCAACGACGACATCTTCGGGACTGCAGCGACGACCTATACCAATGGCAGACAAATAACCGTCCTCAGAACGACCAGTTCGTTCTGCACGATGGCCCCCCATATGCCAACGGCCCGCTACACATCGGCCATGCCCTCAACAAGATCCTCAAGGACATGATTGTTCGCAGCCAGGTGCAAAACGGAAAGCGGGTAGTGTACAGGCCAAGCTGGGATTGCCATGGCCTCCCAATTGAGATGAAAGCCCTGGGCTCCAACACCGCAGGGGGACTGAGTCCTGTCAAAGTGCGCGAATCGGCAAGAAAGCTGGCTAGCAAGACCATTACAGAGCAAATGAAGGGATTCCAGTCATTTGGAGTCATGGCCGATTGGGAGAACAAATGGACCACAATGGACCGCGAATACGAAATACGCCAATTGAGGGTCTTTCAGAAAATGGTGCGCCACGGGCTGATTTACCGCAAGCACAAGCCTGTATACTGGTCCGTCTCGTCGAGGACAGCGCTGGCGGAAGCCGAGTTGGAGTATCGAGAAGACCACATCTCCCATGCCGCATATGTCAGGTTTCCTATTGTTGCGGACTTGAGTTCGATACCGGCCCTTGCTGGCTTTGACGGTCCTATATACGCTGCTATATGGACGACTACGCCGTGGACACTGCCTGCCAATAAGGCTATCGCAGTTCATGACAAGTTGCTGTACTCGTTGTTACGGGTGGGCGACTATGGTCTCTTGGTTGGCTCCAGCCGTACCGATGCTATGCGAGAACTGCTCCCCCCTTTTGAGATTGTGGCCGACTCCATTTACGGTTCGGAGATAGCTGGGTTGAGATACCGAAATGCGCTGCTCGGCAAGTCAGCGGCGGAGCAACCCATTGTTCATGCTGACTTTGTATCTGCTGATTCGGGCACGGGGCTGGTACATATGGCGCCCGGACACGGTCAGGATGATTATGAAGCGTGTGCTAGGCTTGGAATCGAGGCGTTTGCTCCTATTACAGACGAAGGATTCTTTACGCAGGAGGCGTACCCTGATCAGCCTGACCTGCTCACCGGCGCCCCTTCAATTTTGgaaggcggcggcaaggccgTCTTGGAATTGATAAAGGAGGACGTTCTCGCTACGCACGATATCCAGCACAAGTATCCGTACGACTGGCGGACGAAACAGCCTGTTGTTGTAAGAGCAACCGCGCAATGGTTCACGGACGTGGGACGGATAAAAGAGGGTTCGCTGAAGGCACTTAGTAACGTGCGGTTCGTTCCGGAATCGGGGAGGTCTCGTCTTGAGAGCTTTGTCAAGGGCAGAAGCGAGTGGTGCATCTCGCGGCAGCGGTCATGGGGGGTTCCAATTCCCGCCCTGTACGATGAGGCTGGCAATGCCGTCATGGACGAAGAAACCATTGAGCACATCATTTCTGTGATGCAGCAGCGGACGTCGCAGGCGTGGTTCTCTGATCCGATTGACGATCCCGCCTGGGTGCCGGCAAATCTCCAGGGCGGATATCGGAGAGGCACAGATACCATGGATGTATGGTTCGACAGCGGCACCAGCTGGATGGAAATCGGGCAGCCTGTCGACGTCTACCTTGAGGGCTCGGACCAACATCGCGGCTGGTTTCAGTCGAGTTTGCTAACGTACGTTGCTTCGCAAAAGGCGGATGGTGTGTCGGACGCAGATATCCAACCGCCTTTCAGGACGCTCATTACTCACGGCTTCACTCTGGACGCCCAGGGAAAGAAGATGTCCAAGTCACTTGGCAATACCATTGTTCCTGAAGAGGTAATAGATGGGCgactgctgccgccgctgaaGGACAAAAGCAAAGGTGGTAGTAAAGGGGCGCCTCGTTTCGACGCCCTTGGAGCGGATGCTCTACGGTTGTGGGCTGCTAGCTGTGACTTTACGTCTGATATCTTGATTGGACCTTCTATTCTGCAACCAATTCACAACGCGCTCATCAAGTATCGTACCATTCTGAAGATGGTGCTCGGGTCGCTGCACGAGTCCAGCCGCAGCGCTCCGCTTACCAAGCTCGATCAAATGGCCATTGCGCAGTTATCCGACACCATGGCTCAGGTTTGGGAGGCTGTCAATAACTACGAGTTCCACAAGGCAACAGGCCTTATCAATCGCTGGGTAGCTACTGATCTGTCTGCTTTCTATCTCGAGGCGCTCAAGGATCGTCTGTAttgcggcgacggcggtggcGCCCTTGAACCCATCTTCATTGGGTTCCTGCGCATGCTAGCACCTATCACACCGGTATTAGTTGAGGAAGCATGGTCCCATCGCCCGTCGTGGATGGTTGATGATGT CAACTTGGAAAACCCAGCTCGGCAACTATACAAGTCACCGCTGATCGATCCATCCCGACTAACAGTCGACCCGGACAAACTCCGACGCGATGCGGTGTCCCTCGGGATTGTCCATGCTGCCGTCAAGGCTGGTTTGGAACAAGCACGCGAGGCGAAAGCCCTAGGCAGttcgcttcaatgttctgttCTTATCAACACTGAGAACAACGAGTTGGCAACCCTGCTTGACGAATACGCCGACGAGCTTGACGCGATGTTTGTAGTATCACATGTGGACGTGAACAGGACAGTGGACGATGAACGAGCGTGGTGCTACACACGGGAATTCGAGCTCCCTGCGGCACCTGGGGGTATAGTGCATGTGCTACCTCCGCGACAGGCGAAGTGCTCTAGGTGTTGGAGGTACCTTGCTGCGCAGGAAGATGGGCTTTGTGATAGGTGCGAGGATGCAGTTGCTGATGTCGCGGCTGCTGCGTAG
- the SAC1 gene encoding Phosphatidylinositol-3-phosphatase SAC1 encodes MPALATSKFPFRDINLRVTNDAYTFTSPSSPDAPALVIDRPTGDIRLSDSNPQTTKRATRVSSIAGILGIIQLRLDKYVIVINKAQPVGRLKGHMVYKVIAAEILPMRERQIHDPDEDTFIGLLNRFLQRGPMYFSYSIDLTNSFQRQSQADTSNPLWMRTDDRFFFNKHLQSDLIEFRTRGSRSQPGKQAAVDPYILPCIFGMLEIKPTKFKNTPLTIIIISRRSRYRGGTRYFTRGLDEDGHAANYNETEQVVILNDSSSGLGGYAGSSDMQSGKLGSGPGQEMQIMSYVQTRGSVPTYWSEINTLKYTPKIQVRSTDAALAASQKHFDEQIRIYGDNYLINLVNSKGRECKVKESYEQMYRSLASAPKEHREADTLTDEKFHTIQPGSRNQEFDRLHYVYFDYHTETKGMKMHKAYAITERLREELIAQGYFRGVDMPANVDGKIDARSLQTSVMRTNCMDCLDRTNVVQSIFGRYTLNRIFEDLGLMSRGAQFRDEDPAFEFLFRNIWADNADIVSTAYSGTGAMKTDVTRTGKRTKLGALQDGRIGLTRYFLNNFRDGPRQDSFDLFLGAYDPSATNVGTNLIFVDRRPTLIQSIPYVLAFSIFIVLVGIFTKPAPDAKVLPMRLFILFWSAVAAWCFHFVWTHGMLYVNWPRLNPRPFAVDGYTEHYGKARKDAVIGTFVARHERGLSTARYLNAEEGKKRIE; translated from the exons ATGCCGGCCCTCGCAACGTCCAAGTTCCCCTTCCGGGACATCAACCTCAGGGTTACCAACGATGCCTATACATTCACCTCGCCGTCGTCTCCCGATGCCCCAGCACTGGTAATTGATCGTCCTACCGGTGATATCCGCCTGAGCGACTCCAATCCACAAACTACCAAGCGGGCAACTCGGGTGTCAAGCATCGCTGGCATACTGGGCATTATCCAGCTGAGACTCG ACAAATATGTCATAGTTATCAACAAGGCCCAACCCGTGGGCCGCCTCAAGGGCCACATGGTGTACAAGGTTATTGCCGCCGAGATCCTTCCCATGCGTGAACGCCAGATCCACGATCCCGACGAGGATACCTTCATTGGCCTCCTCAACCGCTTCCTCCAACGAGGGCCAATGTACTTTTCGTACTCAATCGACTTGACAAATTCTTTCCAGCGCCAGTCGCAAGCCGATACCTCCAATCCCCTGTGGATGCGAACTGACGatcgcttcttcttcaacaagcATCTCCAGTCAGACTTGATAGAATTTCGTACCCGAGGCTCCAGAAGCCAACCAGGAAAACAGGCAGCTGTTGACCCATACATCCTCCCCTGCATCTTTGGCATGCTAGAAATCAAGCCCACCAAATTTAAGAACACTCCCCTTACAATCATCATTATTTCTCGTCGGTCAAGATATCGTGGCGGAACCAGATATTTCACCAGAGGCCTAGACGAAgatggccatgctgccaaCTACAACGAGACAGAGCAAGTCGTTATCCTCAACGACAGTAGTTCGGGCCTAGGAGGCTACGCCGGCAGCAGCGATATGCAGAGCGGCAAGCTTGGTAGCGGTCCTGGCCAGGAGATGCAAATCATGTCCTATGTTCAGACTCGTGGCAGTGTTCCTACGTACTGGTCCGAGATCAATACTCTCAAGTACACACCAAAGATCCAAGTTCGCAGCACAGACGCTGCACTCGCCGCTTCGCAGAAGCACTTTGACGAGCAGATTCGCATCTATGGTGACAATTACCTCATCAATCTGGTCAACTCCAAGGGCAGAGAATGCAAAGTCAAGGAGTCATATGAGCAAATGTACCGCTCGCTTGCCTCGGCGCCCAAGGAGCATCGTGAAGCCGACACGCTCACCGATGAGAAGTTCCACACCATCCAACCCGGATCAAGAAACCAGGAGTTTGACCGCCTGCACTATGTCTATTTTGACTATCACACCGAGACAAAGGGTATGAAGATGCACAAGGCATACGCCATTACAGAAAGGCTGCGCGAGGAGCTGATAGCCCAGGGCTACTTCCGGGGCGTCGACATGCCCGCCAACGtagatggcaagattgacgcCCGCAGCCTCCAGACCAGTGTCATGCGCACCAACTGCATGGATTGCTTGGACCGGACCAACGTTGTGCAGAGTATCTTTGGCCGTTACACCCTGAACCGCATCTTCGAGGATCTCGGTCTAATGTCCCGCGGCGCCCAGTTCCGCGACGAAGACCCAGCTTTTGAGTTCCTCTTCCGCAACATCTGGGCTGACAATGCCGACATTGTTTCCACAGCGTATTCCGGCACCGGCGCCATGAAAACAGACGTCACTCGCACAGGAAAGCGAACTAAACTCGGCGCCCTCCAGGACGGCCGCATCGGCCTCACCAGATACTTCCTCAACAACTTCCGCGATGGACCTCGTCAAGACTCGTTCGATCTTTTCCTCGGCGCTTACGACCCCAGCGCCACCAACGTCGGCACCAACCTCATCTTTGTCGACAGGCGGCCTACCCTCATCCAGTCGATCCCCTACGTTCTGGCCTTTAGCATCTTCATTGTCCTAGTCGGCATATTCACAAAACCAGCCCCGGACGCCAAAGTTCTCCCCATGCGGCTCTTCATTTTATTCTGGAGTGCTGTCGCAGCGTGGTGCTTCCACTTTGTCTGGACCCATGGCATGCTCTAC GTCAACTGGCCGCGTCTGAATCCTCGTCCCTTTGCTGTGGACGGCTATACCGAGCACTACGGCAAAGCACGCAAGGACGCTGTTATCGGCACATTTGTCGCCCGCCACGAGAGGGGTCTTAGCACGGCGAGATATCTTAATGCGGAGGAGGGTAAGAAGAGGATTGAATAG
- the met-6_1 gene encoding Folylpolyglutamate synthase, translating into MATSRAFTQCRLRPLHAYSSRPSTRSTAPRPRTSPIRAQRPMSVMSRSYQDALQKLAELQSNRTVTQLFGSTPEQSNAKARDLNAVAIPEVIRWLGRAGYSTDDLCRMRHIHVAGTKGKGSVCAYATSMLRRYGAVGTYTSPHLVSPRERIAIDGEPVSQELFAAAFFELWDRFTEAARREGRDAAAAEGPGSKPFFFRFLTIMAWHIFLGRGVRNVVMECGIGGEYDATNVLPARAVSAAVISQLGVDHVAMLGDTVEKIAWHKAGVLKDGVKGFTVRAEPSVMGVLRQRAAEKKATLVEVDPDEVAAWRGVEGNLKGGFQKMNQALAVLAVREHLNMGGGGWEDLPDEMASGLREATLRGRCEVVHDGEQTWLLDGAHTRESLAEVARWLRENVQEGQEVILVFNQQERNAGELLAGFLREVNEVTGWEVFKSAVFTRNELKGGGDGDVAVQEGAAKTMRDIVPACDTAVFDNVEDAVLHARNLVRNKAKGKVLVTGSMHLVGGVLRVLEPDGLL; encoded by the coding sequence atggccacgagcCGCGCCTTCACTCAATGCCGCCTCCGACCTTTACATGCCTACTCATCTCGCCCATCAACACGATCCACGGCTCCTCGCCCGCGCACTTCACCCATTCGAGCCCAAAGACCCATGAGCGTCATGTCCCGCAGCTACCAAGACGCCCTCCAAAAGCTCGCCGAGCTTCAGTCCAACCGCACCGTCACCCAGCTCTTCGGCAGCACCCCCGAGCAAAGCAACGCCAAGGCCCGGGACTTGAATGCCGTCGCCATCCCAGAGGTCATCCGGTGGCTCGGCCGCGCGGGCTACTCGACCGACGACCTCTGCCGCATGCGTCACATCCACGTCGCGGGCACAAAGGGCAAGGGCTCGGTCTGCGCCTACGCGACCTCGATGCTGCGGCGGTACGGCGCCGTGGGGACGTACACGAGCCCGCACCTCGTCAGTCCCAGGGAGAGGATCGCCATCGACGGCGAGCCCGTCTCCCAGGAACTGTTTGCCGCGGCGTTCTTCGAGCTCTGGGACCGGTTTacggaggcggcgaggagggagggcaGGGATGCTGCCGCTGCAGAGGGGCCGGGCTCGAAGCCCTTCTTTTTCAGGTTTCTCACCATTATGGCGTGGCACATCTTTCTGGGGCGGGGGGTGAGGAATGTCGTCATGGAGTGTGGGATTGGCGGCGAGTACGATGCCACGAATGTCCTGCCCGCGCGTGCTGTTTCCGCGGCGGTGATTTCGCAGTTGGGCGTGGACCATGTCGCCATGTTGGGGGATACGGTTGAGAAGATTGCCTGGCACAAGGCGGGGGTGCTCAAGGACGGGGTGAAGGGGTTTACGGTGAGAGCCGAGCCGAGTGTGATGGGCGTGCTGAGGCAGAGggcggccgagaagaaggccacgCTTGTCGAGGTTGACCCTGATGAGGTTGCGGCGTGGCGTGGCGTCGAGGGGAACTTGAAAGGCGGGTTTCAGAAGATGAACCAGGCCTTGGCTGTGCTGGCCGTGAGGGAGCATTTGAACATGGGCGGTGGAGGATGGGAGGACTTGCCCGATGAGATGGCGAGCGGGCTGAGAGAAGCTACATTGAGAGGTCGCTGCGAGGTCGTTCATGACGGCGAACAAACGTGGCTACTTGATGGGGCGCACACGAGGGAGAGTCTGGCCGAGGTGGCCAGGTGGTTGCGTGAGAATGTTCAAGAGGGCCAAGAGGTGATACTGGTGTTTAACCAGCAGGAGAGGAATGCGGGCGAGCTGCTGGCGGGTTTTTTGCGCGAGGTCAACGAGGTGACTGGGTGGGAGGTGTTCAAGTCTGCCGTGTTTACGAGGAACGAGCTCAAGGggggaggagatggagatgtgGCTGTCCAGGAGGGCGCGGCGAAGACGATGAGGGACATTGTGCCCGCTTGCGATACGGCGGTATTTGATAACGTCGAGGATGCGGTTCTACATGCCAGGAACCTCGTACGGAACAAGGCAAAGGGGAAGGTTCTAGTCACGGGGAGCATGCACCTCGTGGGTGGTGTATTACGGGTTCTAGAGCCCGATGGTCTATTATAG
- the PIGU gene encoding Phosphatidylinositol glycan anchor biosynthesis class U protein, translating into MTLRGKAGVYAGAAVLRLLLTVAFPGLPDLLTGRVEISTPVTSFKRLQEGLFLYNHNVWPYDGGVYHQAPLLLPLFSLLPSVKTWPIFTSVLYILVDLLSADALCTIANSGEAGQSRLFTSPRRAKRACGLAVAAAFLFNPFTIASCIGRSTSIFTTCAILHAISKAIQGSAFNAMIALSFASYLSMYPILLLPPLVLLSFDRQPEARRTASAVAFGAKCVAITAVCLGLLLGMSFVLTGNSWEFLSRTYGIQLTLSDLTPNVGLWWYFFIEMFDSFRAFFLAVFWLHLAAYVGGLTIRLRTQPLAVLTLLLGIFSIFKPYPSIADASLFLAMLPLFRHVFPLMRYTYVASATLLYATFLGPAFYHLWIYAGSGNANFFYAITLVWSLGQSLLVTDLTFAVLRDEWEVERPDMIGKEVKQI; encoded by the exons ATGACATTGCGAGGCAAAGCTGGCGTCTACGCTGGCGCTGCCGTCCTCCGACTCCTTCTTACCGTGGCCTTCCCCGGGCTGCCAGACCTCTTGACCGGCCGTGTAGAGATTTCCACCCCCGTCACGAGCTTCAAGCGAT TACAAGAAGGACTGTTCCTCTACAACCACAATGTGTGGCCCTACGATGGCGGTGTCTACCACCAGGCACCGCTGCTACTACCGCTGTTTTCGCTGCTCCCAAGCGTCAAAACCTGGCCCATCTTCACGTCGGTTCTCTATATACTGGTCGACTTGCTGAGCGCCGATGCGCTTTGTACAATTGCGAATTCAGGCGAAGCCGGGCAGTCGAGGCTGTTTACGTCTCCGCGGAGAGCGAAACGAGCGTGTGGATTAGCAGTGGCCGCCGC ATTCCTCTTTAACCCCTTCACAATAGCCAGCTGCATCGGCCGATCCACCAGCATCTTCACGACATGCGCCATCCTCCACGCCATATCCAAAGCCATCCAAGGCTCCGCGTTCAACGCCATGATCGCCCTCTCCTTCGCCTCCTACCTGTCCATGTACCCAATCCTCCTCCTGCCGCCGCTCGTGCTCCTCTCCTTTGACCGCCAGCCCGAAGCCCGCCGcaccgccagcgccgtcGCATTCGGCGCCAAATgcgtcgccatcaccgccgtctgcctcggcctcctcctgGGCATGTCCTTTGTGCTCACCGGCAACTCGTGGGAGTTCCTCTCCCGCACGTATGGCATCCAGCTCACGCTGTCCGACCTCACCCCCAACGTCGGCCTGTGGTGGTACTTCTTCATCGAGATGTTCGACTCCTTCCgggccttcttcctcgccgtcttctggCTCCACCTCGCGGCGTACGTGGGCGGCCTGACGATCCGCCTGCGAACGCAGCCCCTCGCCGTGCTGACCCTTCTCCTGggcatcttctccatcttcaagCCGTACCCTTCCATCGCCGACGCGAGCCTGTTTCTCGCCATGCTCCCGCTGTTCCGGCACGTCTTCCCGCTCATGAGGTACACCTACGTTGCGTCTGCCACGCTCCTGTACGCCACGTTCCTGGGCCCCGCGTTTTACCACCTGTGGATATACGCCGGCAGCGGAAACGCAAACTTCTTCTACGCTATTACGCTGGTTTGGAGTTTGGGCCAGAGCTTGTTGGTCACGGATTTGACATTTGCCGTATTAAGAGACGAGTGGGAGGTTGAGCGGCCCGACATGATTGGCAAGGAGGTAAAGCAAATCTAG
- the MIC60 gene encoding MICOS complex subunit MIC60: protein MSSRGPTAGARGANNRFAQFKLVLLGESAVGKSSIVLRFVKDQFDSFRESTIGAAFLTQTISLDENTTVKFEIWDTAGQERYKSLAPMYYRNANCAVIVYDITQSSSLDKAKAWVKELQRQAKEDIIIALAGNKLDLVTEQPDKRAIPTADAEAYAREAGLLFFETSAKTAENVRELFTAIAKKLPLDQAGPRHTRPGQRPGVSLTPENANTNRSYADTKKPDADVPKPPVMPTSETLSSERSPPPPAAEVVDANTPKTSNVPLTPPPPPPPTEATKALAKKKKSFSQRLRSFVFTLMVLGAVGFAGGVWYSRINDNFHDFFTEYIPYGEQAVLYLEELEFKKKFPDAVSHDSQSRETGKQVKIPAQSGASWRVAESSDASSRHSSASPATVKPVIKQAEKKDIADKTPSDPVTAQSKPAEKATPKAVGEHPTTDSSKPSSKKEFKAPEVNEPSRFPPLEPIDLMGLSEAKDPIVRDLVHMLNDLILVVNADGAHGRYSTTIAKAKNEVLRIGSRLRDLKKGIEKKAAGEVKSSIEEFDTAATELIKRVENTMLSQEIEWRREFEEEMKSVRNSYDERVQLLMEREKKLNEEKLQNQLLEQALALKKEFVQEVKDRVEKEREGRLGKLADLSSAVSELEKLTVGWNGVVDTNLKTQQLHVAVEAVRASLENATHPKPFIRELVALKEIADDDAVVDAAIASLNPLAYQRGVSTPSLLIDRFRRVAAEVRKASLLPDDAGVASHASSWVLSHVMFKKEGLAEGNDVESTLTRTQTYLEEGDLDSAAREMNSLQGWAKTLSKDWLGEVRKVLEVQQALDVIATEARLQSLRVD, encoded by the exons ATGTCATCCCGAGGCCCTACTGCTGGCGCCCGCGGTGCGAACAACCGCTTTGCTCAGTTCAAGCTCGTCCTTCTCG GCGAATCCGCCGTCGGAAAG AGCTCAATAGTCCTGCGGTTTGTTAAG GACCAATTTGACTCTTTCAGGGAGTCCACCATCGGCGCCGCATTCCTGACACAAACCATCTCCCTCGATGAGAACACCACAGTCAAGTTCGAGATTTGGGATACTGCCGGACAGGAGCGTTACAAATCCCTCGCCCCCATGTACTACCGCAACGCAAACTGCGCCGTCATTGTCTACGATATTACACAATCC TCATCACtagacaaggccaaggcctgGGTGAAGGAACTTCAGCGTCAGGCCAAGGAGGATATCATCATCGCCCTGGCTGGAAACAAGCTTGATTTGGTTACCGAACAGCCCGATAAGCGTGCCATCCCCACCGCCGATGCCGAGGCCTACGCCCGAGAGGCGGGTCTCTTATTCTTTGAAACCTCAGCGAAAACGGCCGAGAATGTTCGCGAGCTATTCactgccattgccaagaaGCTTCCTCTAGACCAAGCTGGGCCTCGGCATACTCGTCCCGGTCAGCGACCCGGCGTCAGTCTGACCCCCGAAAACGCAAACACCAAC AGATCTTATGCCGATACTAAAAAGCCAGATGCCGACGTTCCCAAGCCCCCTGTGATGCCGACGTCTGAGACCCTGAGCTCCGAAAGAAGCCCACCTCCACCGGCCGCCGAAGTTGTTGATGCGAATACACCGAAAACCAGCAACGTTCccttgacgccgccgccgcctcctcccccaACTGAGGCTACCAAGGCCctcgcgaagaagaagaagagctttTCCCAGAGACTCCGAAGCTTCGTTTTCACACTGATGGTTCTCGGAGCTGTTGGCTTCGCAGGTGGTGTCTGGTACTCGCGAATAAATGACAACTTCCATGACTTCTTCACCGAGTACATTCCATATGGAGAGCAGGCTGTGCTCTAcctggaggagcttgagTTCAAGAAGAAGTTCCCCGACGCCGTGAGCCACGACTCTCAATCCCGCGAAACCGGCAAGCAAGTCAAAATTCCCGCACAAAGCGGCGCTTCTTGGAGAGTGGCCGAAAGCTCCGATGCCTCTTCTCGCCACTCTAGTGCCTCTCCTGCTACTGTGAAACCCGTGATCAAGcaggccgagaagaaggataTCGCTGATAAGACGCCATCCGATCCAGTCACCGCGCAATCCAAGCCAGCTGAAAAGGCAACTCCCAAGGCTGTTGGTGAGCACCCTACTACCGACTCATCCAAGCCATCTTCGAAGAAGGAATTCAAGGCCCCTGAGGTCAACGAGCCGTCTCGATTCCCACCCCTTGAGCCCATTGACTTGATGGGACTTTCCGAAGCCAAGGACCCCATCGTCCGAGATCTCGTGCACATGCTCAATGACCTTATTTTGGTTGTAAATGCTGATGGCGCCCATGGTCGTTACTCCAccaccattgccaaggcTAAAAATGAGGTTCTCCGCATCGGCAGCCGTCTTCGGGATTTGAAGAAGGGCAttgagaagaaggcggctgGCGAGGTCAAGTCTTCAATCGAGGAGTTTGACACTGCCGCCACTGAACTCATCAAGCGTGTTGAGAACACTATGCTGTCTCAAGAGATTGAGTGGCGGCGAGAATTTGAGGAAGAAATGAAATCGGTCCGCAACAGCTACGATGAACGTGTCCAGCTGTTGATGGAAcgagagaagaagctcaacGAGGAAAAACTCCAGAACCAGCTCTTGGAGCAAGCTTTGGCTCTGAAGAAGGAATTCGTGCAGGAGGTCAAGGACCGTGTTGAGAAGGAGAGAGAAGGTCGTCTCGGCAAGCTCGCAGACCTAAGCTCGGCAGTCTCTGAATTGGAGAAGCTCACAGTTGGCTGGAATGGCGTCGTGGACACTAATCTCAAGACTCAGCAGCTCCACGTTGCTGTCGAAGCTGTCCGTGCCAGTCTAGAAAACGCTACTCACCCCAAGCCATTTATCCGAGAGTTGGTTGCCCTGAAGGAGattgccgacgacgacgccgttgttgatgctgccaTTGCTTCTCTCAACCCTCTTGCCTACCAGCGTGGTGTTTCCACCCCATCCCTACTGATTGACAGATTCCGCCGTGTCGCAGCTGAGGTCAGGAAAGCTTCTCTTCTGCCAGATGACGCAGGTGTTGCCAGCCACGCCTCCAGCTGGGTCCTCAGCCATGTCATGTTCAAGAAGGAAGGTCTTGCCGAGGGCAACGATGTCGAAAGTACTCTGACACGCACACAAACTTATCTAGAAGAGGGCGATTTGGATTCAGCTGCCCGAGAAATGAACAGCCTGCAGGGATGGGCCAAGACGCTCAGCAAAGATTGGTTGGGCGAGGTACGCAAGGTGTTGGAAGTTCAGCAAGCACTTGAC GTCATTGCTACTGAAGCGAGACTCCAGAGCTTGAGAGTAGATTAA